The Candidatus Obscuribacter sp. region GGAGCCCCTGGTGGAGCCAGTAGTACCAAGCCCGCCGACAAAATAGTCCACCAGACCAGCTCCAGCATCATCCAGGTCTTTTTGGATTTCGGTGCCTGTGGAGTGATAGTGAGCGTGGATGTTTTTTTCGTTGGTGTACTGCGATGTATGGAAATATTTGCCAGGATTGGCCGACATTATTTGTTCGATAAAGGTAATTGGATCGTTTGGATCGGTTGGGTCTGGACATTCAGACAGACCTGGCAGTTCGTCTACTTCGGCTCCGACCAGTTGCAAGATTTGTTTGACTTCGCGCACTTTGATGCGGTTGGTGACAATTTTAAAAGGCACTCCGTATACAGAGCAGACCAGTTGCATCGCTTTGGCCATATTGCCACTGCTTGACTCGATTACAGTCTTGCCTTCTTTTTTGATGTTTTCGATGTCTTCTTTCAAAACATTCCAGGCACTCTTATCTTTGACTGAGCCAAATGGATTGAGCAATTCCAGTTTGGCATAGAGATTGATATTTTTGAGACCGTGGACTTCTTGAGGTATTTCAAAAAGTGGTGTGTGACCGATTAAATCAGTGACGTGTTTGACGAGCATTGTCCTTCTCCGCAAATCTAAGTGACGCTACAAAAAATTTTTAGGGCAAACATTCCCAATAAGGCACATATTGTTTGTCCATGACCCAGCTAAACTCTCCGTTGCGCTCCATTACAGCGACCTTTTCGGCTACAGGTTGCATGATTGAGGTGGAGGCAGAGAAGTCCATAAAGTAACCAGCAGAATTGACGAATATCACCAGATCACCTGCTTGAGGTAGTTTATCTAGATAGGTCATATGGCGATAAACAAGGTCGCTCTCCAGGCAGAGGTTGCCGGCAAAATAGACGCCATAAGGTCCATTTTGATTTGTGTCAGCATTGTCTTGATTGTTTGAGACAATAATTGGATCGACAAAGATTTCCTGGTCCAAAAACGAAATATCTTGACGCTTCATATTGAGGCAGACTATGTGCTCACCGCGGCTGCTTTTGCGCACAGAGTTGACACGCGCCACAGTGATGCCGGTCTGGTCCACCAGCGAGCGGCCTGGCTCAATCCATAGCTCAATCATATTGTCGCGCAGGATGCTGCCAGCAGTGACATCACCGAGATTGGGAAATCTCTGATTCATAAGCTCGGTAAGAAACTCTCCACCAGTTTGTGTATCAAAATAGCTATAGCTATTAAAGTTGCCTTTGAGTTTGCCTTTGTCCGATGACATACCAAAGTAGTTGTTGTGCCAGGTCATTGATTGCCTTGTGCCCAACACAGTTTCTCTCAGGGCTGATGTGTATTCATTCCACTGATCTTCGCTTTCGAGATAGTTGACTTTATAACCACCACCGATATTTATCACTCTCGGTTCAAAATCACGAGAGAGCGCTTCTTCAAAAAGCTCCATGCAGTTTTCCATGGCTACAGCTCTTTCTAGCACACTGACTGTATCCAGGTGAAAGCTAAAGCCCATAAAGTCGATGGCTTTGCGATTGGCTTCGAGGATATCAAAGGCAGTCGTAACTTCCTTTATAGGTATACCAAAGCGGCTACCTTTGTTGAGAAACTTACTGTGATTGGCTTCAAACCCGCTCAGGCGCAAAAGAATGCGGGTGGGTTTTTTGTGCTTGATGGCAGCTCTCAGACTCAATATCGAATTGAGTTCCCAGAGACTATCCACGGCAATTATCACTCCCTGCATAATTGCCAGACCTAAAAATTCTAGATTTTTAGGTCCGGTGGCTTCTATGCGTGATGAGTCAAACCCTGCTCCCAGTGCATGTCTTAGCTCTTGAGCGGAGCTGACATCGAGATTGGCTTCTTCTACTGCTAGCTGTCTGACCAGGCTATCTGATTGATTACACTTGTGAGCAAAAAAGACTTTGCCTATGACATTGCCATCGCTAAATGCTTTGCGAAAGTTTTGCACATTGTCATGGACAAGCTCTGGAAAAAGAATATTGAGCGGACTGCCAAGTGCTTTGACCAGTTGTTGGAGTGTGCTCTTTTGCTCGATAAAGCGGGCTATGGTGGGATGCACTTTAGGACTGAGAGGTAGCTTTTTTAACGCTACCACAGGCTTGGCAATGTCCCTGGATTTAGCCTCTGGCTCTTGTGTGATCATTATTTTTCCTGATTATTTGCTGGCAATAGCAGCAGTTGGAAGTACTTTTGGGTAGCTGAAGTCTTGATCTAGACCGCTATCGAGTTTGGTGCCAAAGTAGTCATCGAGCCAATCTCTGCAGACTTTGGTGTGAGTCATGCGCAGTCTCTCTAGATAATCAGTCCAGTTGCGTTTTTTACTCATCAAAGTATCCAAGACCTTTTCGAATACTACTTCTTGTTCTTTCATGAAGTCATCGAGAGCTTCTTTTTTGCCTTGTTCGAAGCGCTTGAGGTGGCGGCTCTGCGGTACAACACCGATGAGACGATCCTTTTGGACATGCTTGAGGATAAACAACTCGTCTTCTGGAGTATCGACTTTGTTGGCAATTACATAGGTACGGTCAAATAAATGTGGCGCTACTGCTATGTAGTCGAGATAAACCTGGACTGATTTTTTTGTTGGTTCAACAACAAAGACGTTCATGTCATAGGCAAATGACAGTGATGTGGCGACATTGTCTGTGCCGGCTGTGGTATCAGCCACAACAAAGTCCTCTTCGCCATCGAGCAGGTGGTGGAAGAAAGATTGTAAACCAGTCAATTTGACGTGATAGCAAGCGCCACCGACATCGCCTTCTTTATAGGTGCCTACAGTCAGGAGTGAAATATTGCCACTCTTGAGAGCGTATTTGCTAATCAGAGGATCTTTGGGTGAGACAGAAATGAATTGTGAGCGAGTGGATGGCGGAGTGGTGCCGACCATGCAGTTATCACCCAGGTCAGTACGGCTGCCCTTAAGATAATTGATAATAGCTTCGCGCTCTTCGCCAATCTCGTATACATCACCGGCCCAGTCCGTGCGATGCAGTGCACCCTTGAGGTGGGCATTGACGTCGGCGTCGACAGCCAGTACAAATGGTTTTTTTGCCGCTAGATAACGGACAAAGCCTGCTGACGTAGTGGTTTTACCGGCACCACCTTTACCCAGGAAAGCTACTCTCACCTTACCTCCTTACTGCTTGCATTTGCAATTTTGTTTGTATCTTGATTTTGTCTGCGCATTCTGGCGCTGCTTGGTATGCGGCGTACTGCGCTGATATCGTTTTGACTGTCAGGACTGACACTCGATAGCACCTTAAACCATGGCAAAAGAGCAGCATCAGTAAAGTGATAACTGGCTCTTGGTGGCAGGACTAATAACTGGTCTGATGCCATTTCTTCGTAAAGCGATGGGCAGGCTCTGACAATTTCAATGCCTTCGTCATACAGACCTTTTACTACGGCCTGCGAGAGATATTCGCTCAATAGCACCACCGGTAGCTCCACTATATAGTCATAGTTTTTGAGCAGTGGTTTGACATAAGTCAAAAGCCTGGAGCGGTATTCTGGCGATTTGAGATGGGCCGCTAGATGGCTCAAGGCCTCATGGAGAGAGACAGGCGAGAGAGCTAGATTGCCTGGCTTAGTTTGACAATCTCGGATGTACTGACTGACTGTAAACTGAAACTGTTTGTCATCAAGAGCCCAGGTCAAATCAGCTGTATGCTTGAGAATATTCCAGATCCAGGCAGCGGTGACGCGGTGATTGCCGTCTGCCACCAGTCCCCATTCGTTGATTACAACTGGTGCAAAACCTCGTCCAGCGAGATTGATGATTTCGTCAAAGAGACGCTCGCGCACACAAAACTCTGTGGCTTTAATGGCGCCAAGCGGCATGAGCGATACTTGCACATAGTTGTCGGCAAAAACACCAGCGGCAAAACTGTGTAAGTTGAGAGACTCAGCCTGGGACATTTGCGAGGCGATTGATTCCAGCTCAAAGATAAAGGGCAAAAGATTATTGCTAGTCAACTCTGCTTTGTGGCTCTGGTAGAGTTGAGCTACCGCTGTGAGTGCTTTGCTGTGGTAGTGCGGCTGGTCAAGCTGACTTTGGTACCAGGCTTTTTTGATTTCAGAGAGGGCGATTTCGAGATCTTCTAGTTCGCCATAGCTATCGTAGAGCGCAAGAGATTTTGAGACGGCTAATTCTAGAGTTTTTATAGCCTGCTCTTGTAAGTTATCTTGAGCAATGTCTTTTGGGTTTTCTTGTGCTTGATACAAAAAGCTCAGTGTTGGTTTGGCGATATTACTCCAGCTCCACGCTTCATCAGACTTGATGGCCAGCGAATAGAGCGAATATTTGGCACTCGCGTCAAGCAGTCTGGCGCAAGCTTTTTTATCAAAAGAAAGCATGTAGCAAAATTGATCAAATAAGAGATTGCCTCTCATTACTTCATGGCAGCCAGCTCCACCCTGACCCGGGATTGTCTTGCCCGGAAAATATGAAGGTAATTCGTCAGTGTTCTGATTTAGAGCTGCTTTTAGTCTTATGTTAAAAAAGACTGTGCTGGTTTCAACTTGTGCTTCGATGCTAGCCTGGCCAAAATTAAGTGGCGCACTGGTTACCACTTTGATTTGTTTTTGTTCTTGATAGGCGCCAATGGATGGCAATGAGCAAGCCAGTCCACGTATCTTGTCGTGCACTGTAAAATCTATAAGAGTTGATTGCTTTGCTGCTTCCATTGACTTAAACAGCTATCGCTGTTTTCTCCTTTCTTTCAGGATAGGTCTCGACCAGACGGTCCAGCCAGGCTTGCATCTTGCTAGCATATTGAGCAGCTTTTTGTGGATAAAGGCTTGCTGCCTGGTCGTAGAGTGCGCTTAACAGGTCGTAGGTTGTTAGACCTGGCTTGTAGCTGTAGAGGTTAAAGAGACAAAAACTAGCGAGGATAATTTCTTCTGCTTCTTTGATTTGATTCTCTTCCAGCGCACTTAGAGCTTGTTGTATCAAGTCAGCTTTGATTGACTCAGTAAAAGCTGGTTTGACAAATTGACAGTCGTTATCGAGAAACTGTCCCTTAATAAGGTCCGCCAGATAGTCATTGACATAACAATCGATCATCAGATGCAGACGCGGCTGAGAGCCAAAGTTGCAGGCACTGTGGATAGTTTGTTTGGGATTTAATTTCCAGAGATAGCCCTGCTTAAAATGTACATTGACGTCAGGACTGACAATAAAAGCTTGATCGTTTGTAATCAAAGGCAGGTGCAATCTATATCTTGGTACTTCTTCAAGATAGACAAAGTCTCTGTGCTCGTGTAAAAAGGTACCGGGATCGAGTCTTAGTAGTCTGGCACCCATTACTTCCAAATTGCCGCTGGTCAAAAATTCTTTGATGGCAGGCAGTTTGTGGAGCAGTGGAGTAATCTGCGGACTACGGCAATCACGGTAGTCAAAATTTTGTTGTTCACCGGTGTGGTTGAGTAGTGTGGCTACTTTTAGTCCAGCTGAGGCATACTCTGGATAAGGCTCTTGCCAGATTGTCTCCAGCTCTTCTTTTAGCTCCACCACTTGATTGACCATAGTGGCGTAAATAGCAGCATCTAGTTTTTTGAGTTGAGCGATATTTTCTAACATCATTTGGCTCTTATATATGGATTGGTCAGGGGTTATGATATCTGAAAATGGTTTCCAGATTTTTATTATGAGAACTCATAAATGCGAATCGTTTTAAATCTGCAAACCGTTGTTTTGTCTCAGAGGTGGTATTTCGCGGACTTCAGTCGCTGCTTGGCAGCTCTTGCCGTTTTGCAAGTTATTGAGAATATGTCTCAATAACTCTACTGGTTAGTTTATATCCAGAACCAGAGAGTGGTACCTTTGTTTTCCAAACATTGAGGGCAGATGAGCCGGCTCTCATCAGGGCATTGCCGGTGGTGCGCTCTGGTATAAGTGCCATCATTGCCAGATCCGATGGTCTGTTTTGATTTATTTGTGTTGGATTTTGTATTTTGAACGAGATTGATAAGCTGAAATTAACTGAGAACAGCTCCTTGAGCCAGGATTTTGACCCTGCTCAAGCTATAGCCGGACTTACACTTTTGATGGCGCTGGCCTACCTATCCCATGGGATGGCTCAGCATTTTTGCTTGCTCAGTCAGCCGCTCAATAATTATCTCAAGACAGAGATGAGCTTTGATGCAGCTAAAGTGGCTTCTATTCAGGCTTTGTTGATGGTGCCCTGGGTGGCTAAGCCAGTTTTGGGCTTGCTTAGTGATTGTCTGCCTGGTCCTGGCAATGGCCGACTCAACTATTTGTTAGCGGCAAGTTTGCTTGCCGCTGCTGGATATGGCGGAGCTTGTTTTTGTATTAGTGTTACTCCAGTTTTTAGTGCACTTTTACTTATGGCCACTAGCGGCATGTCTTTGACGACAGTCGTAGTAATCGCATTAACAGCACAGGACAAAGCGCAGTCCCGCGCTTATCTGGGTTTGCAGAGTGTTTGTTATTACCTGGCTAATATCGTCGCTCTTTATCTGGGAGGTCTACTTGTCGCTCATAGTAGTCCTACCATTGCCTTAAGTCAGGCGCTGGTACTATCGGCGGTGATGCCTGGTCTGTTTGCCTTTTACCTATATGTCAGGTATTACAGGACAAAAGCAGCAATATCACCCGCCTCTATAAAGGCGCCAGCGCTGACAGAGTTTTTTAGTACTTTAAAGACACTGCTTGCCAAAAAAACCTTTGTCGGCACTATGCTCTTTATTTTGTTTTGGAATTTTTGCCCATCTATGGGTGTCAGTCTCTATTTTTTTGAGACCGATAAGCTCCATTTTAGCCAGCAATTTATCGGTACTCTTGGCGCAATCTCGTCATTTGGCTTTCTTTTGGGCTCTCTGATTTTTAGATTGACTATGACTGGTACCAGAGGTAGTGGCAATGTCTATCTTATGATTGCTATCGCCTGCCTCGTCAATGCTTCTTATTTGCTTTTGCGCAATGAGACCTGGGCGGTGATTATTGAGCTTATGCGCGGCGTTAGCGGCGCAATTTTTACTCTTAATATCTATAGTCTTGCAGCTCGAGTGACACCGGCACGTTTTGCCGCCGCTATGATGGCGTTCTTTTTGTGTTTATACAATCTTGCTGGCGAAGTAGGGATAGTCTGTGGTGGTTATATCTACAGCCACTGGTCAATGTGGGGGCTTTTGCCACTGGTGATGGTA contains the following coding sequences:
- a CDS encoding Y4yA family PLP-dependent enzyme; amino-acid sequence: MITQEPEAKSRDIAKPVVALKKLPLSPKVHPTIARFIEQKSTLQQLVKALGSPLNILFPELVHDNVQNFRKAFSDGNVIGKVFFAHKCNQSDSLVRQLAVEEANLDVSSAQELRHALGAGFDSSRIEATGPKNLEFLGLAIMQGVIIAVDSLWELNSILSLRAAIKHKKPTRILLRLSGFEANHSKFLNKGSRFGIPIKEVTTAFDILEANRKAIDFMGFSFHLDTVSVLERAVAMENCMELFEEALSRDFEPRVINIGGGYKVNYLESEDQWNEYTSALRETVLGTRQSMTWHNNYFGMSSDKGKLKGNFNSYSYFDTQTGGEFLTELMNQRFPNLGDVTAGSILRDNMIELWIEPGRSLVDQTGITVARVNSVRKSSRGEHIVCLNMKRQDISFLDQEIFVDPIIVSNNQDNADTNQNGPYGVYFAGNLCLESDLVYRHMTYLDKLPQAGDLVIFVNSAGYFMDFSASTSIMQPVAEKVAVMERNGEFSWVMDKQYVPYWECLP
- a CDS encoding aspartyl/asparaginyl beta-hydroxylase domain-containing protein — protein: MMLENIAQLKKLDAAIYATMVNQVVELKEELETIWQEPYPEYASAGLKVATLLNHTGEQQNFDYRDCRSPQITPLLHKLPAIKEFLTSGNLEVMGARLLRLDPGTFLHEHRDFVYLEEVPRYRLHLPLITNDQAFIVSPDVNVHFKQGYLWKLNPKQTIHSACNFGSQPRLHLMIDCYVNDYLADLIKGQFLDNDCQFVKPAFTESIKADLIQQALSALEENQIKEAEEIILASFCLFNLYSYKPGLTTYDLLSALYDQAASLYPQKAAQYASKMQAWLDRLVETYPERKEKTAIAV
- a CDS encoding MFS transporter, which translates into the protein MNEIDKLKLTENSSLSQDFDPAQAIAGLTLLMALAYLSHGMAQHFCLLSQPLNNYLKTEMSFDAAKVASIQALLMVPWVAKPVLGLLSDCLPGPGNGRLNYLLAASLLAAAGYGGACFCISVTPVFSALLLMATSGMSLTTVVVIALTAQDKAQSRAYLGLQSVCYYLANIVALYLGGLLVAHSSPTIALSQALVLSAVMPGLFAFYLYVRYYRTKAAISPASIKAPALTEFFSTLKTLLAKKTFVGTMLFILFWNFCPSMGVSLYFFETDKLHFSQQFIGTLGAISSFGFLLGSLIFRLTMTGTRGSGNVYLMIAIACLVNASYLLLRNETWAVIIELMRGVSGAIFTLNIYSLAARVTPARFAAAMMAFFLCLYNLAGEVGIVCGGYIYSHWSMWGLLPLVMVSIVTTLLSVLFVPWIFSDESVQKIN